One stretch of Nocardia mangyaensis DNA includes these proteins:
- a CDS encoding transposase, whose protein sequence is MVVDDQLWAVIEPLLPVKTAGTPEPARMNDQVALQRILSVLVTGIRWEDLPQELGFRSWMARWRRLRDWQAAGAFEAMHQDARALQPLGIDRGRSRHPRQPARAGRGESVDTGPSLVDRRKTGHWRRQPPDAKPANSRIRARRHTHDVEDLHPAESVHHVKTARGRPRTATKRQDSSGPPRLRQRSTISNRTYLAHAIDADG, encoded by the coding sequence GTGGTCGTGGACGACCAGCTGTGGGCAGTGATCGAACCGCTACTGCCGGTCAAGACGGCGGGAACACCGGAACCAGCACGAATGAACGATCAGGTTGCCTTGCAAAGGATCCTGTCCGTGCTGGTCACCGGCATCAGATGGGAAGACCTGCCACAGGAGCTGGGATTCAGGTCCTGGATGGCCCGCTGGCGGCGGCTACGAGACTGGCAGGCCGCCGGGGCATTCGAGGCCATGCACCAAGATGCTCGCGCACTGCAACCGCTCGGGATTGATCGAGGTCGATCGCGTCATCCCCGACAACCCGCACGTGCGGGGCGAGGAGAGAGCGTCGACACCGGTCCAAGCCTGGTCGACCGCCGCAAGACCGGGCACTGGCGTCGCCAGCCGCCCGACGCCAAGCCGGCGAATTCAAGAATCCGGGCGCGACGTCACACCCACGATGTCGAAGATCTACATCCTGCCGAGAGTGTTCATCATGTAAAGACGGCTCGGGGCCGACCGCGCACGGCAACCAAGAGACAAGACAGCAGCGGTCCGCCCCGACTTCGCCAGCGAAGCACCATCTCAAACCGAACCTATCTAGCGCATGCTATTGACGCTGATGGGTGA
- a CDS encoding nitroreductase family protein produces MPCRCPRASASQSAPTKASCTQPWAVHIVSGVERNALARELLQADEDGRISPDFTADYGEGIYSERAQALAARYYGSLGIERSDREGRKVAVRENLEFFGAPHVALLFMPALGDGMRTAGDIGMYAQNFLLSLASRGFAGVPQTMLGLYAGTVRAVLDVPEDLKLLFGISFRTADPAAPVNAFGRTRIPLQQSVVLHSTLAVLDGQ; encoded by the coding sequence TTGCCGTGCCGCTGCCCGCGAGCATCCGCAAGCCAGTCGGCTCCCACAAAGGCGTCCTGCACCCAGCCGTGGGCAGTGCACATCGTCTCGGGTGTGGAACGGAACGCGCTGGCCAGGGAACTGCTCCAGGCCGATGAGGATGGACGCATCTCCCCGGATTTCACCGCCGACTACGGCGAGGGTATCTACTCCGAGCGGGCGCAGGCCCTGGCCGCGCGCTACTACGGAAGCCTGGGAATCGAGCGCTCGGACCGGGAAGGCAGGAAGGTGGCGGTCCGCGAAAACCTGGAGTTCTTCGGGGCTCCCCACGTCGCGCTCCTGTTCATGCCCGCTTTGGGCGACGGGATGCGGACGGCCGGTGATATCGGCATGTACGCGCAGAACTTCTTGCTCTCGCTGGCGTCGAGGGGGTTCGCCGGCGTTCCGCAGACCATGCTCGGGCTCTATGCCGGCACCGTCCGCGCGGTCCTGGATGTTCCCGAGGATCTCAAGCTGCTGTTCGGCATCTCCTTCCGTACGGCTGACCCTGCGGCGCCGGTGAACGCGTTCGGCAGGACACGCATCCCGCTCCAGCAGAGCGTGGTCCTGCACAGCACTCTCGCCGTCCTCGACGGTCAGTAA
- a CDS encoding NtaA/DmoA family FMN-dependent monooxygenase (This protein belongs to a clade of FMN-dependent monooxygenases, within a broader family of flavin-dependent oxidoreductases, the luciferase-like monooxygenase (LMM) family, some of whose members use coenzyme F420 rather than FMN.) produces MTSRQMVLGMQFSGGYGAEPGAWRLPGANLNSYTDMDQFVRYARTAERGKVQLLFIADTPVLDMDLTHHAPRQAIEPLLLLTVLARETERIGLVTTASTTFTEPYNLARQFKALDVISHGRAGWNAVTTSTPAAAANFGSQIPPRAEKYERAHEVIQIVQALWGSWEKDALLLDVENNRYADMDKIRPVALQGRHVASRGPLPIPPSEQGQPVIFQAGGGEYGLEIAGRYASGVYANPYTIDDARAQRQALRDAAKRAGRDPDEVKMLAGFMPTIASSRTDALQRRRFLDEVVDLGQRVRYLGTMIGLPLDPDQLDEPLTTQQLAAAVPSPHDPRSARALEVAREGWSLRDVLAHGVIDYHPVIAGTATDVADHMQEWFEAEACDGFSIALDGFHDGFDAFVDQVVPILQERGLFHEDYEGPTLRENLGAHEQYGLDPRVSEQARP; encoded by the coding sequence ATGACAAGCCGACAGATGGTTCTGGGAATGCAGTTCAGCGGCGGTTACGGGGCCGAGCCCGGGGCCTGGCGGCTGCCGGGTGCGAACCTCAACAGCTACACCGACATGGACCAGTTCGTGCGTTACGCACGGACCGCCGAGCGCGGCAAAGTCCAGCTGCTGTTCATCGCCGACACCCCGGTCCTGGACATGGACCTCACCCACCACGCCCCGCGCCAGGCAATCGAGCCGCTGCTGCTGCTGACCGTCCTCGCCCGCGAGACCGAGCGGATCGGCCTGGTCACCACCGCCTCCACGACTTTCACCGAGCCCTACAACCTCGCCCGCCAGTTCAAGGCCCTGGACGTGATCAGCCACGGACGAGCCGGCTGGAACGCGGTGACCACCTCCACCCCCGCCGCCGCGGCGAACTTCGGCAGCCAGATCCCGCCGCGCGCGGAGAAGTACGAGCGCGCCCACGAGGTCATCCAGATCGTGCAAGCGTTGTGGGGTAGCTGGGAGAAGGACGCTTTGCTGCTCGACGTCGAGAACAACCGGTACGCCGACATGGACAAGATCCGGCCGGTAGCTCTGCAGGGCCGCCACGTCGCCTCTCGCGGCCCACTGCCCATCCCCCCGTCCGAGCAGGGCCAGCCGGTCATCTTCCAGGCAGGCGGCGGCGAATACGGCCTCGAGATCGCAGGCCGTTACGCCAGCGGGGTCTACGCCAACCCATACACCATCGACGACGCCCGCGCACAACGACAGGCTCTGCGGGACGCCGCCAAGCGCGCCGGTCGCGACCCGGACGAGGTAAAGATGCTCGCCGGCTTCATGCCGACCATCGCCTCCTCCCGCACGGACGCCCTGCAGCGGCGCCGCTTCCTCGACGAGGTCGTCGACCTGGGCCAGCGCGTCCGTTACCTCGGCACCATGATCGGCCTCCCGCTCGACCCCGACCAGCTCGACGAGCCGTTGACCACGCAGCAGTTGGCCGCCGCCGTGCCCAGCCCGCACGACCCGCGCTCCGCCCGTGCCCTGGAAGTGGCCCGGGAAGGCTGGAGTCTGCGCGACGTGCTCGCCCACGGTGTGATCGACTACCACCCGGTGATCGCCGGCACCGCCACCGACGTGGCCGACCACATGCAGGAATGGTTCGAGGCGGAGGCCTGCGACGGGTTCTCGATCGCCCTCGACGGCTTCCACGACGGCTTCGACGCCTTCGTCGACCAGGTCGTCCCGATCCTGCAGGAACGCGGGCTGTTCCACGAGGACTACGAAGGCCCCACGCTGCGCGAGAACCTCGGCGCCCATGAGCAGTACGGCCTCGACCCGCGCGTCTCCGAGCAGGCCCGGCCGTGA
- a CDS encoding SMP-30/gluconolactonase/LRE family protein produces MAQGDLGYLEGARWHRGALWFSDMTRCKINRLSPGELPEVVADVPGRPSGLGFGPDGAPMVVSIDDGRLLRVGSRGLEELADLGSVAFNPNDMAVDREGRAYIGPQGYVFGTDPIGVGLIIRHPDGRIETGGKDLIFPNGIAISGDGRTLVVAESFRAPRTRLTAFTVTDNGALTDQRVFAEFGSPDTEAIDGIGIDSEGAVWAAFPWIGEFRRIREGGEVTDVIRIDPDTATYPDGGTFAVDAVLGGPEMKTLYLLISDTSPERLVNGMDATGRIEAIEVEVAGIRD; encoded by the coding sequence GTGGCGCAGGGTGATCTCGGCTACCTCGAGGGCGCCCGGTGGCACCGCGGGGCACTGTGGTTCTCGGACATGACCCGCTGCAAGATCAATCGCCTATCCCCCGGGGAGTTGCCCGAGGTTGTCGCCGATGTGCCGGGGCGTCCCTCGGGTCTCGGCTTCGGTCCCGATGGGGCACCGATGGTTGTTTCCATTGACGATGGTCGGTTGCTGCGGGTGGGAAGTAGGGGGTTGGAGGAACTCGCCGACCTTGGGTCGGTCGCGTTCAATCCCAATGATATGGCCGTCGACCGAGAGGGCCGCGCGTATATCGGTCCGCAGGGCTACGTTTTTGGAACCGATCCCATCGGCGTGGGTTTGATCATCCGCCATCCCGATGGCCGGATCGAGACGGGCGGCAAGGATCTCATATTCCCCAACGGCATCGCTATCTCAGGCGACGGGCGCACCCTGGTCGTCGCGGAATCGTTCCGAGCGCCACGGACCAGACTCACCGCATTCACCGTGACCGACAACGGTGCGCTGACAGACCAGCGCGTGTTCGCCGAGTTCGGGTCACCGGATACAGAGGCCATCGATGGCATCGGCATCGACAGCGAGGGTGCGGTATGGGCAGCTTTCCCGTGGATCGGTGAATTTCGGCGTATCCGCGAAGGAGGCGAGGTCACCGACGTCATCCGAATCGACCCGGACACCGCGACATATCCCGACGGCGGCACTTTCGCAGTAGATGCGGTCCTCGGCGGGCCGGAGATGAAGACCCTCTACCTGCTCATCTCGGATACGAGCCCCGAGCGTCTGGTCAATGGCATGGATGCCACGGGCCGGATCGAAGCCATCGAGGTCGAAGTGGCGGGAATCCGGGACTGA
- a CDS encoding TetR/AcrR family transcriptional regulator, which translates to MNTSEQRERKPRPDVQRNRAALLETAQRHFLRHGVGTSLEAVAKEAGVGPGTLYRHFPTREALLAAVLQTRSEKLVARQADIEQISDAGEALEQWLRAMEEYFSAFSGLPDPLMAAARAQDPDNPLTIPCDIFITATDKYVETAQNAGHVRASVRGYDLFLAACSIAWIKGNGADDDSLDRLRTLLASGYRARDEKA; encoded by the coding sequence ATGAACACCAGTGAACAGCGAGAGCGCAAGCCCCGCCCGGACGTCCAGCGCAACCGCGCTGCCCTTCTGGAGACCGCGCAGCGCCACTTCCTGCGACACGGAGTCGGCACTTCGCTCGAGGCGGTCGCCAAGGAGGCGGGCGTCGGGCCCGGCACCCTGTACCGGCACTTTCCCACCAGGGAGGCGCTGCTGGCGGCCGTGCTGCAGACACGCTCCGAGAAGCTGGTGGCCCGCCAGGCGGACATCGAGCAGATCAGCGATGCCGGCGAGGCTTTGGAGCAGTGGCTGCGGGCGATGGAGGAGTACTTCAGTGCCTTCAGCGGGCTCCCGGACCCGCTCATGGCCGCGGCCAGGGCGCAGGATCCGGACAACCCGCTCACGATTCCTTGCGACATCTTCATCACCGCCACCGACAAGTACGTGGAGACCGCGCAGAACGCAGGGCACGTGCGCGCGTCGGTTCGGGGCTATGACCTGTTCCTCGCAGCCTGTTCCATTGCCTGGATCAAGGGCAACGGCGCCGACGACGATTCGCTCGACCGCCTCCGCACACTCCTCGCGAGCGGCTACCGCGCGCGGGACGAGAAGGCCTAA
- a CDS encoding MFS transporter, whose amino-acid sequence MNKALLANDRDTFRDDEPPERDVAVSASAIATTAAAGSPAGLVPVLAFSGIAVAVMQTLLVPVIADLPRLLDTTPSNAAWVITATLLSSAAATPVLGRLGDLYGKRRLVLVSLGLMVLGSLISGFTSDLVPMIVGRAVQGFALGVIPLGIGIIRDELPRERHGSAMALMSSSIGVGGAMAIPLAALIAQNLDWHWLFFGAAALGAVAMAAIIAVVPESAQRTPGRFDLIGAAGLTLGLVALLLPVSKGADWGWGSATTLGLFAATVVIFLLWGRFELRVKDPLLNLRTASGRQVLLTNLAAITTGLAFYAVTLVLPQLLQLPESTGYGMGMSMISTGVCAASMGLAMMIASPLAARLSAARGPKVTLMTGLVLLAVGYLAGTALLGAVWQIVLVAILAGSGVGAAYSAMPALILGAVDPSASGAANGLNTLMRAIGTALSSAVVGVVLASTAQRVGSTEVPTLEGFRISFLIAAGAALLGIVLAAFLPGRKSS is encoded by the coding sequence ATGAACAAAGCCCTCCTGGCCAACGACCGTGACACTTTCCGGGACGACGAGCCGCCCGAGAGAGATGTCGCGGTGTCGGCGTCGGCCATAGCGACCACTGCGGCCGCCGGATCTCCTGCAGGGCTCGTCCCCGTCCTCGCATTCAGCGGCATCGCCGTCGCCGTCATGCAGACCCTGCTCGTCCCCGTCATCGCCGATCTCCCGCGACTGCTGGACACCACGCCGTCCAACGCCGCCTGGGTGATCACCGCGACGCTGCTGTCCAGCGCGGCCGCCACTCCGGTCTTGGGGCGGCTCGGCGACCTCTACGGCAAGCGCCGCCTCGTCCTCGTCAGCCTCGGGCTGATGGTGCTGGGCTCGCTGATCTCCGGATTCACCTCCGACCTCGTGCCCATGATCGTGGGCCGCGCCGTTCAGGGCTTCGCGTTGGGCGTCATCCCACTCGGCATCGGCATCATTCGGGATGAATTGCCGCGCGAGCGGCACGGATCGGCCATGGCGCTGATGAGCAGCTCTATCGGCGTCGGCGGCGCGATGGCTATACCGCTGGCCGCGCTCATCGCCCAGAACCTCGACTGGCACTGGCTGTTCTTCGGCGCCGCCGCCCTCGGCGCGGTGGCCATGGCCGCGATCATCGCCGTCGTCCCCGAGAGCGCCCAGCGCACCCCCGGCCGCTTCGACCTGATCGGCGCGGCCGGGCTCACGCTCGGACTCGTCGCCCTGCTGCTGCCTGTCTCCAAGGGCGCCGACTGGGGCTGGGGAAGCGCCACCACGCTGGGACTCTTCGCCGCCACCGTGGTGATCTTCCTACTGTGGGGCCGCTTCGAACTGCGCGTCAAAGACCCGCTGTTGAACCTGCGCACCGCGTCGGGCCGCCAGGTCCTGCTGACCAACCTGGCCGCGATCACCACCGGCCTCGCGTTCTACGCGGTGACACTCGTCTTGCCGCAGTTGCTGCAGCTGCCCGAATCCACCGGGTACGGGATGGGGATGTCCATGATCTCCACCGGTGTCTGCGCGGCATCCATGGGCCTCGCGATGATGATTGCCTCCCCGCTCGCCGCCCGGCTCTCGGCAGCACGCGGGCCGAAAGTCACGCTGATGACGGGCCTGGTGCTGCTCGCCGTCGGGTATCTGGCGGGGACGGCGCTGCTGGGCGCCGTGTGGCAGATCGTGCTCGTCGCCATTCTCGCGGGCAGCGGCGTAGGCGCCGCCTACTCGGCGATGCCCGCGCTCATCCTCGGCGCCGTCGACCCTTCGGCATCGGGCGCCGCCAACGGGCTGAACACGCTGATGCGAGCCATCGGCACGGCACTGTCCAGCGCCGTCGTGGGTGTCGTCCTCGCAAGCACGGCTCAGCGCGTGGGAAGCACCGAGGTGCCAACGTTAGAAGGCTTTCGCATCTCGTTCCTGATCGCGGCGGGAGCGGCGCTGCTGGGCATCGTTCTGGCAGCGTTCCTACCGGGGCGTAAGAGCTCATAA